The segment CCTTCAAGTGGTCCTAAGAAATCTAGGTAAGTTACTTGTATAACTCAAGTGATTTTATACACCAAAAGGTTAAGATCATCACATTTACACACCATTTTCATGTGTAGCTTCTTAGAACATTCTCCATATACGAGAATCTCTCCAAGTACAAGGCTAGGCTTGacatttcttctcttttctcttcCTACCACAAGAAAtaaaggtgagattcatacccctactttttcatttttttttggggggggggggggggggaatacaaattacaacaccaaaacataaTCTAAACTTATACATCAGCTTTCAATATAAAAGTTATGGtctattcacggactgttttgaccatcttaaacttaatatttttcaaaactgttcgatacacaaatagttcaggtttatacctttctaaggactactcgtactctttcatacgatttttctataatttatggcaatttttacaaaactattTATCATTTCATaaatgatttcggaccagtctgtgaagatgaacatttttacactagtttgagaccactaaaattatcataaaaattatgaacaaagtagactcattttaaactctcagagtttacggatccaaacttcaacttacgatgatttttctaaaaacatggacaaaaaagtcaaaaactaaaaattatcTTTATTATACTAAAGGTTCTTATACTTGTGTTAGATGTAAGTTTATATGATATATTCTTTCAAAACATCTAGACATGTTAgcttatatgtatttatatatatatatatatatatatatatatatatatatatgattatataaattGTTTTGATAGACAAACATAATAAACTATAATCAGTATAGTTTGGAGGTCACAAACCATACTTTTCAAATGTACACACAATTATTTAAAGGCAAAATTATCTTATTTTGCAAGTAAAAAGGAGttatagttcacgtaaatctgttaatgctcttgtgagactttccttcaccgtacctacctagcgtacaccgTAAGTTCTATAGTTATAACAAtgtctcctgaagggagagcgatgtaattgtgtatagatctatacggggattgacacccccacacctgagctgttcactACAGCTTGACTGGGCcgatctagggtgacaaatatcttaccgaaatcgatgcctgaagaacgtcatgacaTGCATATCAGTCACATCAAGCTTGGTTATAATGACTCATATAGGGATTAACAATACGATTTTGGTTTACGAGAAGATTACACTTCACCGGTTTTATTAAACTATAAAATTGCATATCGTTGTTCAGTATACAGTCACTTACACTTTtgatcttagggtttaagactacagttTTCATACATCAGAAAATgttggattttctgggaacacacTCTTTACAAttacaaacaaaagaaaacaaaggacatgcatgcatatattcatAGTTTTGGAATGAGACTTACAAACTATTTTCATAGAAATTATCGGGTTTTCTGAAAGTACTACGAGAACTATTCTAAACAAgtgaaaaaataattttatacaaaaatgtttatgaactcaccaaatttttAGTTGACTTTTTTCAAAACGATTTGTATACACAGGGAACTAATCAGCTCTGCTATGAGATCAAGTGGTGCGACTTTATGAAATTTTACATCTTGTCACTTTTGTGTAACTGATGAACAAGTAcaaaatgtaaactatgtaagtatGTATTTTCAATGTATGTCGCATGGAATGCTATGTTTCATTCATTTTCAATTGTTATAATACTATACAATGATGTCATCCGCCCTCGGACGCTTCTGTCGccctggtttaggggtgtgacattcCTCAAGGTGTCAAAATGGGTTGTATACTCGGGTTGATTGTAACATGTTGAAATGGATTGGATTGGATTAGTTTGactaataaaaagaaaattggCTCCTGTCATTccgaaaaaaagaaagaaaaagacaaACATTTTTTTGTGTATTTTCTTGGATTCTATAAAcagttaataaattaaatatattacataataataatattaagtatTAAGATATTGAAAAAAATGATTGAGAGTAATAAGTATTTGAAACATTTTTGGCGACTTTTAGTTCTTCAATCCAATGGAGCAAAAAGAAGTGGCAAAATAGTCATGGAGTAAGTTACTATAAAAGTTTAccattttgtcttttcttttttAATGTCGTATGAATTTTATCGGGTTTAGTCAAAAAAGTGAAACCTCTTGCAATTTCACTTCTTAATTTAAggagtttgtttttgttttttagaaaaaaaatataaattaataatccaagcaATGGAAGTATATTTCCATTTATAGGTTTATCTGGGTGCTCGATCTGCCCCTTCGGTCTACTTCAACCGGATAATGTCAAACATATCTGGATGCTCGACCTGTCCCTttagtctatttcaaccggataatgTCGAGTatatatgggtgctcgacctGCCCCTttagtctatttcaaccggataccgggtcaatttcacccctaccactaccacataataacacaCATAAATCATAGAATTATCAAACAATTCACACAACCGACAATTATCATGCTATTTCATAACTATTGGGCCAGccttgatgccttcgacccacgaattCTATGAAGAAAGAGTCACCTGATCAAAAGCACACTTAAATCTCTATAAGATGTAGCCAAAAAAATTAGCCACACTCAATTCATCCTCAAAGTAACTTGAGCCATCAGTAATATATCTTCACTATATCATGCCACGAATGAATGACTCCTAGAGTCATCCTCGATCGCCATATGTTCTTATTTGtccaatataaaatattataaatggTCTTGTTTAAAAGTATGGTGCCTAACCCCAGATCAATTCAATGACCCAACTACCCGGTAAACTTATTTCACCCTCACTCATTAGTTATAGGAAATATCTTAGATAAGCTTAATTACTTATAATTCGCCATCTCCCATCATAATTCATATTTAATGTTGTTATCCCATCATAATTCATATTTAATGTTGTTACCTAATGTTACCCGATCTACATCGAATAATCATGTATTCTGATCAATACTAAAGAAAACAAACAGATTCTTTGAAGAGAGGAGAAAAATATGGGTGAAGTCGGATGGTCGGAAGTTAATCGGAGGAGACAGAAGAACGTGAGAAAACAATGGAGTCACAGAGGGGTAACCACCATGTTTGTATCCAATATACCTGATGGAGTAAGCAAGGAATCAATTGGTAGACTTTTTAAAAAATATGGAGATCTCATGGATGTATACATGGCGACAAAAAAGGATGCAAAAAAGAAGAACTTTGCCTTCGTACGATTCAAAAAGTTCAGCAGAGAAAAGGAGATGGAAGCAGTGAAGCAAGGATTAACATGCAGGGGTTCAATACTTACAATCAACATTTCACGGTTCGAAAGGACGGGGAGGTCAACTAAGAAAGTGCAGGAGAATACCGCACCAAATGCTGTGCAGCAACCTATGGGTCAGTCGTTTCGTGATGGGAGATCTTTTGTTGAGGTGGCGACAGGAAGAAACCAAACTGTTATCCCTCCCCCACCTGTTCTTGAAAAAAATCTGGTATCCCTAGTTGAAGGTACATTTATAACAAAATGGTTGCACTGTCCTTTAACCCTAGTTGGCGAGGCAATCTGTTTGGAGAAGTTAAGAAACATCCCCTGGATTTTAGAATGGGAACTGCAAGATCATATGGAATGAAATATCTGGGTGGGTTGATGGTAGGGATACGATTTCAATCCCCATCGGAAGTTGATGATTTCTTAACTAAAAAGAGCTACTGGAGTGCGTGGTTCAAATATTTCAAGGCGGGGAACAGTGTGTCGGGGACGTTTGGAAGAATTGCATGGTTAAAAAATATCGGACTCCCATGGGAACTATGAAGTGAAGAGAACTTCTCAAGAATTGCAAGCGAATTCGGTAATGTATTAGTTCCAATTGATATTCCTCCAAGTTTACAGGACCTATCCATGGTAAACGTATGTGTACTAACTGAAAGTAGAAAGCGTATAAATGATGAGATTGAGGTGGAATTCAATAGAAACATTGTCAAAGTCGGTGTTTTTGAAAGCGACTTCGATTGGTCCCCATTTCCATTCTCTCCGTCTGAACTATTTGTATTAGAATCAAACCAAGATGTTCGTGTGGTGGATGAAAACGCAAGTAACACGGACGAGAATATACTGGAAGACGGTGAAATCAAAGACGTAAGTGATGATGGCGATGAAGGGATATCAGAAACCATCCTGCCAAACGAGACGGAGAAAAAAATGGATGCTGCAGGCACAGGCGGTGATCCGGCTATCGGGGTGGCGCCGTGTACAGTGGCGATCGAAGATGGTTCTGGAGAAGTCCAACAGTAGTATCGAGAAATTCAACCGTAGGTCAATAATAATGAACACCTTGAGAATATGCACGCTTTCATTGAGGTCGATCAAGAAAATGTTGTTCAATCCCTAGTTGGTGATACTCGAGAAAACCCAGCATGGAAGGAAGATGGGCCTTTTGGGCCAATTGGTAAGCTGGCACATTCAGGGTGCTTTGGGCCTTTTCCCATGGGCTGTACCCCATCTTCGCCTATGGAGACATCACACTTAATGGAGCCGGTAAACGTAATTGGCTCTGATCCAGTGTATAAAACGGGTGGAACTTTAGATAAACGAAGACGAATTTACAGATCCCCTATTAATGAATTACCCCATAACCAAAGGTTTGATGACACAAACTACCCCGAAGACACAAAGTGCGATCTGATCCCCCCTCTACAAACCGGAGATCCCACGGAAATATTAATGAACACTGACGAAGCCCTCAAAACGGTGGAAGTCGGGCAGTTAAttggattcgagatcgagggtgGTGATCCCATCCTCATGGAGGCGATGGCTGAAATCGGAGAGAATCCAAACCAGAGATGAATTTAATGTCACTAAATATATGTGGGATAGGAGAGAATGACAAAGTCGAATGGGTGTACAAACTTAAAAGAAACCACAGACTAGTCCTTATGGCACTTCAAGAAACACAACTGGGCGACATCCATAACTCACTTAATATCTCAAGATGCTGTGGGAACAATAACTATGGGTTCGAAGCAGTCAATGCCACTGGGAGATTGGGTGGTCTAGCCACAATTTGGGACCCTAGCTTCTTCAACATCACAGACGCGATTGTATCCAGGTACTTTCTTGCGATTTTTGGAAATTGCCTAGCAGTAGACGGTCTGATTGCAATTCTAAACGTATATGGTCCAAAATCAATAGCTGAAAAAAACAAGCTTTGGAGTGACCTTATTAACCTCAAGCAGGCTAAGCATGCCACCTGGGTAATCTTAGATTTTAATGTTGTTCATATTCCGGAGGAACGAATGAACTCATCATTCTGTAAGTCGAGTGCTGACTCTTTTAATAGATTCATTGATCAAGCCGATTTGTGTGATCtgaaaatggggggggggggggaatagatTCACTTATTTTCAACAATATGGAGCAAAATTAAGCAAACTAGACAGAATTCTAGTATGCAAAAAATTTATTGAAAAATTCCCGTTGGCATATTCTGTTGCACTCCCCAAAGAACTCTCGGATCATTCTCCAATCTTTCTCTTAACAGAGTCTAAAGATTTTGGGCCTCCCCCATTCAAGATGTTCAATTCCTGGCTGTTGAGAAATGATTTCGAACAGGTTGTTCTTAAAGCATGGGTGGACTTCAAGGGCTTTGGAGCTGCCGATTCATTCCTTGCTAATAAACTCAAATTTGTTAAAGGTGAAATTAAAAAGTGGAAGGCAATCGAATATCATAAGGAGAATGATGAAagaataacaataaaaaaaagaaTGGAGGAATTGGACTTACTGGCAACAACTAGGCATTTATCCGACCAGGAATTGGATGAGAGGGCTAGGGGTTATGGTAAGCTCTCAGAATTGGAAAGATTGGCTTCGTTGAATCTCAGGCAAAAGGCGAGAATCAAATGGGTTGTTGATGGTAATGAGAACTCTCGATTCTTTCATGGGTATGTGAACAACAGGGCAAGAAGAAATCAGATCCATGGTTTCTTGGTGGATGGAAAATGGATAACAAACCCTAACGGAATGAAAAATATAGCAGTTGATTTCTTCTCAAAAAAGTTCCATGAAAAATGGAAAACTAGGCTAAAATTTTGCAGTACTTTGTTTAAAAAATTATCAGATGCAGATGCAGAATTTTTAGAATCTCCAATTTCGATTCATGAAATAAAAAATGTTGTATGGGCGTGTGGTAGCGAGAAGGCCCCAGGGCCGGATGGATTTACACtaaaaaattttaaaagataTTGGGAATCAATAAAAGGTGATATCGTTGAATATGTTAAACACTTTGAAAGGACGGGGAAATTCTCAAGGGGATGTAATGCTTCTTTCATTACCCTAGCTGCGAAAATTAAGGATCCTCTCAGTCTTGGTGATTATCTTCCAATTAGTTTGATTGGGTCTATGTATAAGATCATTGCAAAGATCTTGGCCCTAAGGTTCAAAAAGGTAATTGGGAGTGTAATTGATGGCGTACAATCTGCTTTCGTAGAGGGAAGGAATATTTTGGAGGGCCTACTCGTTGTAAATGAGATTTGTTCGTGGGCAAAGGCTAATAAAAGCAAAATTTTACTATTCAAAGCAGATTTTAACAAGGCTTTTGACTCCATTAATTGGGGTTATCTCGACTCCATTATGTTGCAAATGAACTTTGGGTCTAAATGGCGTGCTTGGATCAAAGGCTGCTTGGAATCGGCCAGAGCTTCGATCATTATCAATGGTAGCCCCACTAAGGAGTTTGCGATGTCTAAGGGAGTGAGACAAGGGGACCCCTTATCCCCATTTTTGTTTATAATCGCGATGGAAGGGTTGAATATCACAATGAAATCAGCTACCTCCAGAGGTATATTCGATGGTATTAATATTCCTAATGCTGATTTTTGTTTGTCCCATCTATTGTACGCAGATGATGCATTATTTTTAGGAGAATGGTCAAAAAGAAATGTTGCGAACCTTGCAAGGATACTTCGTTGCTTCTATGTTGCTTCGGGCTTGAAGGTAAATTTCAACAAATCTAAAGTTATTGGTGTTGGAGCTCCAGACCAGGAAGTTGTCAGCTGGGCAAACTTATTGGGATGTGAACCGACATCATTGCCCTTCACGTATCTTGGTGTCCCAATTGGAATGAATATGAACCGTATGATGTCTTGGAGGCCAATCTTGGAAAAACTAAAGAGTAAATTATCAGTGTGGAAGGCAAAAACACTCAGTTTTGGGGGTCGGATCACACTTGATAAAGCGGTTCTCGGGAGTCTACCCACTTATTATATGTCAATTTTTGATGCCCCGGTTGGTGTCATAAACTCTCTTGAAAAAAATCCGTAGACAGTTTGTCTGGGGTGGTCCAGACTGCAATAAGAGCATCAATTGGATCGCATGGGAAAAGATTATGTCTCCAAAAAATTTGGGTGGTCTAGGTTTGGGTTCAATACGGGCTCTGAACCTCGCTCTACTCCAAGTGGTTATGGAAATTGAAGAATGAACCCAATTCCCTTTGGGTTAAGATTATAATGGGGTTGCACAACATGTCGGCAGTCCAAAATTCGAACCAAATTAAGGGGCGATGGACGGGAGTTTGGAGGAATATTGTTAAAAGAAAAATTGCACTGGAAAAAATCAATATTCCTCTTGAGAAGATTCTTCATTCAGGAGATCCACAGGCAGGTCAGGTATCACCTTATGCCGTGGACGGTGAATTCAGTGTGGCTGGCCTCCGGGAGAGAATTGAAAGAGCTAATTTTCCAGTTTGTGACGGGTACTTTCCATGGCTAAAAATAGTCCCATTAAAGGTTTCGGGTTTTGTTTGGAGAgccaaacaaaataaaattccCTCAGCTGGAGCACTTCGAAACAGGGGGTGGCAATAGCATCGACTCTTTGTGGCTCATGTCAAAAATCGGAAGAAACTGGAGGTCATATTCTTGTAGAATGCCCAGTTGCAAAGGAAGTATTATTTACAATTCTTCATTGGTGCAATATCCCGGCGACTGATTTCCAAACAGTCCAAAACATCATTGATTTCTCTATCAAATGGGGGAACTGTCCCAAAAGGAGAAAAACACAAATTACGATTTTATTTGGGGTATTCTGGGGTTTATAGAGAGCCAGAAACGATAGAATTTTTAACAAAATTGAAACGGAACCGGTGAAAATAATTTCTATTGTAAAGGCCCAAACTTTTGTTTGAATGAAACATAGAGGTGGTAATAATAACTTAGAATGGAGAGTATGGAATGCAAACCCCCTCCTTTGTAATTAAAACAATGTATCCTATCCAGCCTCTGGCTGATTTTGTTTGTTATTTATAAATTAAGTTGCCggttcacaaaaaaaaaacatcgaATAACCATGTTCATATAAGTAATTACAGCTAAccatatttaaataaatatggtCCATCTAATTGACATagtaattaatcacatgataaaTGATATATAATCAGCCCAAAATAAAGTTTTGCTACTGCAAATCAAATTTCGAGTCCAATACTAGAATAGATAGCCTTATTTTCAGTCCAATTGATTTACTATCCCAAAATGATTCGTTAGCCCACTAGAGATTAAACCAGCATCCAAAGTTTCAAACATAAAGGTTTATTGGGATGTTGCATGCAAATTGCAAACATCTTTTAGGTGTACCTATCACTTGTGTATAAATCAAGGTACACCTAGTAGTTTGCACCGATACAAATCTTGTTATAATGATCACATATGTTAATGTAAACACGAATCATGTCGATCAAGCTAAAACCCATGATACTACAGATGAGATGTTCCATTATATCATGAAAGCCACCTAATTCACTGCCTATTACTACTGATTTTTCCTATATTATGCAAATTGCAACATCTTTAAAGGTACAAGTACAACTATGACATATCACTTTTGTATAACTCAAGATACACCTAGTAGGTTGCAGCAATAGAAATTTTGCTATAATGATGACAATGACATCTACTAAAACCTATGCTTTGATACTATACAAACTACTTGTGTAGAAGTCAAGGTACACCTAGTTGTTGCAATCCCAAATCCAATGTCCAACAAAGTTGAACCAAGATTCTAACGATCATCAAAATGATTTATTGATCTAATCTCATATCAATCAATCATCAAATCACAAGGAGAAATCAACACAAGATGAGTGGAGAGAAACCAACACCAAAATTTAAATAGAAACACAATATAGGAAAACCCATGAGTAGTAACTAATGATAAAAACTTGCTACTAGAAACAATTGAAAATTACAAAGAAATTGAAGCTTTGGTGACATAAATACCATCGCATAACATTCCATTCATTCAGATTCAGGTGCGATGGAAAAACAGTTTAACCCAACCTCAAAAAACATGAGTCTAAAAACCGCAAATGTATCACACTATGTCTGGTTAATTCACAGTTTACTACACTGTAAAACATAAACAATAATCATTCATTGATTTAGTGATATTGATGATAAAATTAACATCAGTTCTTTGTGTTCCCAAAGAACCTGGAGAGGGGCAAAGGCCCATCTGCCTCTTGTTCATCACCACTTGAATGCTTGGATTTTGAGCTCTGTCTCTTGTCTTTCCTCTTTCTTgaccttgatcttgatcttgacctTCTTTTTGATTCTCTGGAatcatcctcatcatcactaCTTGAAGATTCAGATGATGAACTTGAAGAAGAACTAGACCCACAAGATTTCCTCAAATGCTATTATTTTTATTACaggaaacaaaataaaaaagttaGTTACTTTTCATCCTTTAAAGATATATATAAATAGGAGCAAAGCAGCCATTCTCAGATGGGTTTAGGACAAAATCCAAACCACAGGGATCAAAAAAGCAAGAATATCCATTTTTGGAGCATTCGTTTCTAATAAGAATAGTCTGAGAATTCCAAGGCACCTTTCTCTTTTTGTTTGAGCGCTTTTTGAGATCTTTGTCCTTCTTATTATCTGCAACAAGGGGCAATAAGATTATGTATATAAAGGACTTCAggtattgtaaatttgtaatggaCATAAATACCCTTCTTCCTCTGAGTAGATTTAATTTTAGAGTGGTTTTTGCCATGGGCAAGCTTGCTTGCCCGTTCTGCATCTAGTTGAGCTCGATATTCCCGCATCATTCTATCTTTGTCAGCTTCTAACTCCCCCTTTTTAATTTCTTCTTCCtaacaaaaacaaattagataTTTTCCTATCTATATAAATATAATCACTCCACAGTAACACTTAACTCTATCTCATTAACAGTCATAGATGAGGAGGTGCCATTAAAGCAACAACACAACAAACAAAGGAAAATCAAATCTTTGAGAGGCTTCCCAgtatattaataattaaatagCTTAATCCTATGAATGTTTCTTTTCCATTTAATGCATACAGAACGTTCTAACTGTTTACAAATTGTCCCTTACTTTATTTTTTCATTCTGTTTTGTTTTCCCAATTGCTTGTCCAATATCATTTAacgggaaaaaaaaaaaaaagaaacaagttAAAATGAATAAGTGAATGTCTTTGTTCGGGAAACCATAACTTTGAAACCAAACTACCATGTCTGTCAATTTCAACAAGAAAAAGCAATACGTATTGATGATGAATAAGAACTAGATAGTGGTATATTTATCATTTGGAGATCTACACTACATACACTCTACAGAGGAGAGGAGTCAAAAGTGAAGATAAATAGTTACCTTTTGCTTCTTTTTGTACTCTTCCCAAGTAACTGTATGTGAAGTTTTGAGGCTGGCCAAACGAGCTGCATGCCACTCTGGTGAATGAAATGAACCATCCACCTGCGACTCTCTTAATCAGAAAGGGTACAAATTCAAACAAAACTGACTATAAAGCTTTGCAATTCCTAAAATATTCTGTTCCAGACATCAAATATGAAAGAAATTATAAAATGAAGCCATTAGACAAAACCAAACAATAAAAAAACATGTTTGTATTGTTTCCTGCCTATTCAGATTTATCCAAAGTCATCAGAATCATATTTGAGCATCTATTATTTCAACTTACATCTTCACAATCACAACTCTATGCCTAAAGGTTGGACACACAAAAATCAATTAGCAGGCTTAATCACCATGTTAAAAGAGTATTTACCTAACCCTTATCAGTCATTGAGCTAAAAAGTAAGCGATTCTAACAAAGAGAAACAGGGAATTAGGCTCTAGAGAAGTCACAACCCCCTGCCTCTTCTCATCCTCAACCAAAGATTTATTGGTTACGATATCATACCACGAGTTAACATGTTTCTTCGTCTGAATACTGTGCACAATGAAAATAACAACAAATCCACTGAAAATATGATATGGAAGGGTACAAACCATGCCGTCATCCACATCATCGGGGCCGCCTGAGGTAGATCCGACCCTTGATCTCTGCATCGCCTTGTACGCCTGATTCTTCCCCATGTCCCTTTATATTGATTTGAGCCCCCAAAACTAATAGGAATAATTGAAGAAGAGTAGGAAATATCGGTTTGGGAGtaacaaaagaaaaaaaggttGAAGCTGTGGTGGATAAATTTAAGTGTTCAAAACCCCCaattgaagaacacgaagaaagGGATTGCAGCGAGCCatgaatatgaagttatgttgGATAATAAAGGAAAAGAAATGCGAACACCGTATTTTAGTGGATCCGGTTAACAACAAGATATATAAACCTAAACCCCCTTGGCCTATGCCCTAAGGTGCCCAAATGTCCAAGCCTAAGTTTTTATTAACGTGGGGGAAATGACTTACCAGGAAAATGATGTTTCAAAATTGTTTAAAACCTATGGAAGttttgtttatataaaaaaaacatccaactaaaggttttatacaaaaaaatattaagaaaaTATAATTTTTGTTCAAATCCTATCTAATGATAACCGATTCTTATCGATAAAATGACGACTTTAATTAAAGATTCATGAGTTGGTCTAACAAATAATAACATGGCATAAGAGTAGGTGAGATgacatttattaatatatttgtcTTCTTTTAATCGAATTAGGGCTAGCAGCAGGAATGACTTAGGATTTTTCTTCTTTTACTTTATCTACTTCTACTTCTTCGATCCTATCATGGCTTCATCTTCTACTAAATCCATAAAATGGCTTGTGAAACATGAAgtctttttttttgtatgtaGAAGGAATAATCATGCTTTGCCTGTTTAAAAGTTGGAAAATCTTTAGCTAAAGAATAATCACCGGTTAAATAGTGTACAATTTTCACATGGGAAGGAAAACCTTTTTCTACTAAAGAATAAAGATAATAATGGGAGGGAGATTATTGGAAATACGGATGTTGGGGCAGTGTTATTCAGCTTTCCTGATTTTCGGCAACATTTCTAGATCACCTTGGAAGTTTCTCGTGCTATTGTGAATTGGTGGAATTTGTTCGGTTACAATCAAGGTGTGGGATCTTGTATCGAACGTTCATGAGGATGTTTTTGTTAACGGTTAAGGTTCGACATTTCGTTAAATTTGTTAATGCCTCACCCTTTGGGTAAGGATGTGTGGACGAGATGATGTAGTAGATCTAGAGTTGAGTATGTGTCGCCACTTGGGGGAGTACATTGTAGTAGTGTCTCGATTATGGATAGGAGGGGTACAAGTAGACTGAGTAAGATAACTTGATACCTCTTGATTAGTacccatttggaggtaaaaagtccaTACCTTGGCTTTCCGTTTCTTAGATCTCTTATTTTGTGAGTTTATGGGTATTTTGGTGCAAAATGAGGGCCATTTTCGGGTTGAGCTTGTCCAGGGGGAGTAGTTGTAGATCCGGACTCCTCTAAGCCCTCGTGTGCATAAagctcaagctttatgaagctttaATCCTTCTTCATGCCCTAAACCCCTTCTTGAGCATATTTTTGGGTATTCTAGCCTTGTGAGGCCTTGCATgatcgtaaagttagcaactttacgtg is part of the Lactuca sativa cultivar Salinas chromosome 7, Lsat_Salinas_v11, whole genome shotgun sequence genome and harbors:
- the LOC111898710 gene encoding uncharacterized protein LOC111898710, whose protein sequence is MGKNQAYKAMQRSRVGSTSGGPDDVDDGMVDGSFHSPEWHAARLASLKTSHTVTWEEYKKKQKEEEIKKGELEADKDRMMREYRAQLDAERASKLAHGKNHSKIKSTQRKKDNKKDKDLKKRSNKKRKHLRKSCGSSSSSSSSSESSSSDDEDDSRESKRRSRSRSRSRKRKDKRQSSKSKHSSGDEQEADGPLPLSRFFGNTKN